In the genome of Ictalurus furcatus strain D&B chromosome 13, Billie_1.0, whole genome shotgun sequence, one region contains:
- the phyhiplb gene encoding phytanoyl-CoA hydroxylase-interacting protein-like isoform X2, which translates to MEELPVPQHIKISNITCDSFKICWDMDSRAKERITHYFIDLNKKENKNANKFKHKDVPTKLVAKAVPLPMTVRGHWFLSPRTEYTVAVQTASKQSDRDYAVSEWSEVVEFCTADYSTVHLTQLLEKAEAIAGRMLPFSVFYRNQNKEYFDHARDAQKNKMLPSVKDNSGSHGSPISGKLEGIFFSCNTEFNTGAPPQDSPYGRYRFQVPAKALFNHDTNLYFADFYCMYTAYHYVIVVLAPRGSPGDEFCKQRLPLLDIANNRFLTCSEDEEGHLSFHHAQDIILEVIYTDPVDLSLGTVAEISGHQLMSLSTINAKKDPSCKTCNISVGR; encoded by the exons ATGGAGGAGCTCCCTGTTCCTCAGCACATTAAAATCAGCAACATCACTTGTGACTCCTTCAAGATCTGCTGGGACATGGATTCCAGGGCCAAAGAGCGCATCACACACTACTTTATTGACCTTAACAAGAAAGAGAACAAGAATGCCAACAAGTTCAAGCACAAG GATGTACCCACTAAGCTGGTAGCAAAGGCAGTGCCTCTGCCCATGACAGTGAGAGGCCACTGGTTTCTGAGCCCACGCACAGAGTACACTGTAGCCGTCCAGACAGCATCCAAACAGAGTGACAGAGACTACGCCGTCTCCGAGTGGAGTGAGGTCGTGGAGTTCTGCACAGCCG ATTACTCCACGGTCCATCTTACACAGCTGCTGGAGAAAGCGGAGGCCATCGCAGGCAGAATGTTGCCATTCTCTGTGTTCTATCGCAACCAGAACAAGGAGTACTTTGACCATGCAAG GGATGCGCAGAAAAACAAGATGCTGCCATCAGTGAAGGACAACAGCGGCAGCCACGGCTCACCCATCAGTGGCAAGCTGGAAGGCATCTTCTTCAGCTGTAACACCGAGTTCAATACTGGCGCTCCGCCACAGGACTCACCGTACGGCCGATACCGCTTCCAGGTGCCAGCCAAGGCTCTCTTCAACCACGACACCAACCTGTACTTTGCTGATTTCTACTGCATGTACACGGCATACCACTATGTGATCGTAGTGCTGGCACCACGTGGCTCGCCAGGCGATGAATTCTGCAAGCAAAGGCTCCCCTTGCTGGATATCGCCAACAACCGGTTTCTGACGTGTTCTGAGGATGAAGAGGGGCACCTTTCTTTCCACCATGCGCAGGACATCATCCTTGAGGTGATTTATACAGACCCGGTGGACTTGAGCCTGGGCACGGTGGCTGAGATCAGTGGGCACCAGCTCATGAGCTTGTCTACTATCAACGCCAAGAAGGACCCCAGCTGCAAGACCTGTAACATCAGCGTTGGCCGCTAA
- the phyhiplb gene encoding phytanoyl-CoA hydroxylase-interacting protein-like isoform X1, with the protein MEVPRVARSVSSPTSPCEDVMKNLSLDAIQICDREGNKSQDSGIAEMEELPVPQHIKISNITCDSFKICWDMDSRAKERITHYFIDLNKKENKNANKFKHKDVPTKLVAKAVPLPMTVRGHWFLSPRTEYTVAVQTASKQSDRDYAVSEWSEVVEFCTADYSTVHLTQLLEKAEAIAGRMLPFSVFYRNQNKEYFDHARDAQKNKMLPSVKDNSGSHGSPISGKLEGIFFSCNTEFNTGAPPQDSPYGRYRFQVPAKALFNHDTNLYFADFYCMYTAYHYVIVVLAPRGSPGDEFCKQRLPLLDIANNRFLTCSEDEEGHLSFHHAQDIILEVIYTDPVDLSLGTVAEISGHQLMSLSTINAKKDPSCKTCNISVGR; encoded by the exons ATGGAGGTGCCACGCGTGGCTCGCAGTGTGAGCAGCCCCACGAGCCCGTGCGAGGACGTGATGAAGAATCTGAGCTTGGACGCGATCCAGATTTGTGACAGAGAAG GAAATAAGTCCCAGGACAGTGGTATTGCAGAGATGGAGGAGCTCCCTGTTCCTCAGCACATTAAAATCAGCAACATCACTTGTGACTCCTTCAAGATCTGCTGGGACATGGATTCCAGGGCCAAAGAGCGCATCACACACTACTTTATTGACCTTAACAAGAAAGAGAACAAGAATGCCAACAAGTTCAAGCACAAG GATGTACCCACTAAGCTGGTAGCAAAGGCAGTGCCTCTGCCCATGACAGTGAGAGGCCACTGGTTTCTGAGCCCACGCACAGAGTACACTGTAGCCGTCCAGACAGCATCCAAACAGAGTGACAGAGACTACGCCGTCTCCGAGTGGAGTGAGGTCGTGGAGTTCTGCACAGCCG ATTACTCCACGGTCCATCTTACACAGCTGCTGGAGAAAGCGGAGGCCATCGCAGGCAGAATGTTGCCATTCTCTGTGTTCTATCGCAACCAGAACAAGGAGTACTTTGACCATGCAAG GGATGCGCAGAAAAACAAGATGCTGCCATCAGTGAAGGACAACAGCGGCAGCCACGGCTCACCCATCAGTGGCAAGCTGGAAGGCATCTTCTTCAGCTGTAACACCGAGTTCAATACTGGCGCTCCGCCACAGGACTCACCGTACGGCCGATACCGCTTCCAGGTGCCAGCCAAGGCTCTCTTCAACCACGACACCAACCTGTACTTTGCTGATTTCTACTGCATGTACACGGCATACCACTATGTGATCGTAGTGCTGGCACCACGTGGCTCGCCAGGCGATGAATTCTGCAAGCAAAGGCTCCCCTTGCTGGATATCGCCAACAACCGGTTTCTGACGTGTTCTGAGGATGAAGAGGGGCACCTTTCTTTCCACCATGCGCAGGACATCATCCTTGAGGTGATTTATACAGACCCGGTGGACTTGAGCCTGGGCACGGTGGCTGAGATCAGTGGGCACCAGCTCATGAGCTTGTCTACTATCAACGCCAAGAAGGACCCCAGCTGCAAGACCTGTAACATCAGCGTTGGCCGCTAA